The following DNA comes from Halalkaliarchaeum sp. AArc-CO.
GTCGCGGGATGGACATCCATCACGACGGCGTGTGTGGCGCCACAATCGCAGGCTAACTCCCGCATCCCAAGATCGAGGTCAGTGACAGCGATAGCTTCGCCACAGGGAAGTTCGAGTCTATCGTCCGACTCCCCCGGAACGCGCGGCTGGCTCATACAGGGTCTTGGACCGGTCCCGTAAAAGGTGAGCGTTCCCCAGGGCTACGACGAGTCCGATCAAAAGAAGCGGTTCGACCGGTCCCGTAAAAGGTGAGCGTTCCCCCTTCCGAGAACGTTCTCCGCCCCCGGAAGCTCGCCCCGGACAACTCATATGGCTGGGCGACGACGCCACGGCCATGCAGGTGTACGGACTGGTCGGAAATCCGGTCGGGCATTCACTCTCGCCCCCGATGCACGAGGCCGCATACGACGCGTGCGGGCTGGACGCCCGCTACGTCACGTTCGAACCCCACGCCGACGCGATCGCGGCGGCAATCGACGGGGCCGAAACACTGGGCATCGATGGGCTCAACGTCACGATCCCGTTCAAGGAGGACGCGCTCGCGGCAGTCGACGCCGACGATCTCGCCGCCCGCGTCGGCGCGGTCAACACGATCGATTTCACCGAAGCGGGACCGAAGGGGTACAACACCGACACCGACGGCGTCAGACGGGCGTTCGCCCACCACGACGTCGGGCTCCGCGGGGCCGAGGCGGTCGTCGTGGGCGCCGGCGGCGCCGGCCGTGCGGCGGCCTTCGCGCTCGGGGACGCCGGCGCGGCGGTACACATTACAAACCGGACCGCGGAACGGGCGGAGACGCTCGCGGACGCCGTCGAGGGAACGACAGACCGGACGGTCACCGCCGGTGGGCTCGACAGCCTTTCGGAAACCGTTCCCGACGCCGACGTGCTCGTCAACGCCACGAGCGTCGGCATGGAGTCCGACGAGACCCCCGTCGACGCGGCCCTCCTGCACGGGGGGCTCGCAGTGCTGGATGCAGTGTACACACCGCTGGAAACCCGGCTGCTCCGGGACGCGGAGGCAGTCGGGGCGACGACGATCGACGGGGCGTGGATGCTGCTTTATCAAGGCGTCGAGGCCTTCGAGATCTGGACCGGCGAACGAGCCCCAGTCTCCCGGATGAACGAGGCGCTTCGAGCTCACCTGTGAGGACCGCGTCGGCCGAAACTGGAAACCGGCAGCACGCGACGACGTCGGCGGACGTTTAAATAGTCCCCTGCCGTACGCATCTCGTAATGGCGCTCCTGCAGAAACTGAAAGAGCTTCTGGGTATCGGCGGAGGCGACGACAGGACGGAACGTGGCGACACCGAAGTGACCGTAGAGCGGGATCCCGATCCCGAATCCGGGCCCGAGCCCGAATCCGGGCCACCGGGAGAAGCAGACGAAGGCGAGGGGGCTGACGACGAATCGACCGACGAGACTCCCGAAGGACGCGAAGAACCGACCGGAGAAGCCGACGGCGAGGAACCGACCGGTGAGGCCGACGAAGACGCAAAAGAGGATCGAACGGAAGACCACGAAGACGACGGCGACGCGGACGAGACCGCCGGCGAGGAACTCGCCGAAGAATCCGACGACGGGGAGCCGGTGCAGAAGATAAAGGGGATCGGCCCGGCGTACGCGGACCGTCTCGGAGAGATCGGTATCCACACGGTCCCACAGCTCGCTGCGGCCGACCCCGGAGCAGTCGCCGAGGGGGCGAAGGTCGGCGAAGGACGGGCGAGTACGTGGATCGAACGGGCAAACGAACAGCAGTAGCAGTCCCCCGGTTTCTTAAGTCAGTACCCGTTCGAATCGAGTCAAGCCCGCGCGATGGGAACTGTCGAAGCGCCCATATGCCGACCGGGGGAACGCCCGAACATGACCTCGCTGAGTGATCTCGAAGACGGCCCCCGGATGGTCGCAGTGACGGGGAAAGGAGGGGTCGGAAAGACGACGTGTTCGGCTGCGGCCGCGGTGCAGTTCGCCCGCGCCGGACAGCGCACGCTGTTGCTGTCGACCGACCGGTCGCCGTCGCTGTCCGATATCCTCGAAAGAGACGTGTTCGGCGAGACAACGTCTGTCGACGGGGTCGACCGTCTGGACGCTGTGGAGATGGACTACGAACGGCTACGAGAAGACTGGAAGCAAACCTACGGCGAGGACATCTATCACGTCTTCTCGTCGTTTCTTGGCGTCGGCAGGGAGGTCATCGATTACGCCGCGAAGGCGCCGGGGGTCGTCGAGGAGTTCGTCATGAGCTACATTCTCGATCGGTTCGAGGGTGACGTCTACAACCGGATCGTCTGGGACACGGCACCGGCCGGGAGCACGATCTCGCTTCTGGAGCTGCAAGAGGAGTTCTACGAGCACCTCGGAACCGCACCGAAGATATACGCCGATCTCCGGTCACTCGCCCGGGGAGAAATAAAAAAGCGACCCGGCGAGCTGTTCGACGAGTGGCGCGAACTCGCCGCCGACTGTCTGGAGATGGTCCAGGGGGACGGAACGGCGTTCGTGGTCGTGACGATCCCGGAAGGGCTCGGCGTCAACGAGACCGACCGAATCATCGACGACCTCGAGGACCACGATCTCGAGGTCCGACGGGTCGTTGCGAACATGGTGCTTTCGGACGTCACCGAGGAAGACTGTACACACCATCGCGAGCGCGCAGAAATGCACGCGGAGTACATGGACGTCCTCCAGGATCGATACGCCGACGAGTACGGGCTGGCAACCGTGCCGCAACTCCCCCGGGAGGTAAAAGGGCTGGAAGCGATCGAAACGGTCGCAGACACGCTGTTCGACGCGTCCGAATCGCTGGAGTGACGTCCGACCGCGTCGGTGCCGTCCGAGTGTCGCCGTCCCGTCACCGACGGCCGGGATCTCTCGAGGTGCTCGCAGCGACGGTGTCCGAGGGAGCCCGTATCGATCGGATCAACATTCTCGCACCGAGCGTTCCGAGCGAAAGGACGCTCCGGAGCCCTTCGTTCGTCCACGTAAGTTCGTCGTTCCCACAGATACTGTACTCCCCGAACTCGCCGAGTTCGTCGTGGAGCTGAGCGAGCCGGTCTTGCTGTTCCGATTCGGGGAGCTGGACGATCTCGTCGACGGTAGCGATCACCTCCTGAGACTTCTCGAGCCGGGTTTTGACGTCGTGGTACGTCTCCGCGTCGATCACGCCGAACTCGTGTTTGAGTTCGTTCATCCCGAACGCGGCGTCGTAGGTCGCCTCGACGATCTCGTCGCGGGTCATCCACTCGGTTTCGTAACTCAGCATGTGTTTCCAGCTGGGCTGGAGAAGCTGTTCTCGGTGGTCCTCGAGCGTCTCACAGAACCGTCGATATCCGTACTCTTCGGGGTTTTCGAACCCCGGACTTCCCGGATCGAGAAACGGCGCGAGCGGTGCGGTGAACGGTGCGATCCGCTCGTCGTCGATCGTCTCGAAGAGGTGGCGGGCGTACGTCACGTCGCCGACCGCGTCGTCGTACGTCTGCTGGGGTAATCCGACCATGAAAAACAGGTCGATCTTGTTACAGCCGTGGTCCAGCGCCAGCTCCAGGGTTCGTTCCAGCTCCTCGTTCGACGTCGCGAACTTCCCGACGTTCTGTCTGACGGTTTCGTCGTGCGACTCGATGCTGAGCTGGAGACTGTAGTTCTCGGTCGCGCGATCGAACAGTTCGAACAGTTCCTCGTCTGCCGGGCCGAACAGTTCGAAAATGAACTCGTTTTCCACGTCGACCCCCTCTAAGAGCCGGAGAAACTCCCTCGCGAAGTCAGGGCCCCCCATGCGGATGTCGTGGATGACGAAGATCGGCCCTTTCGAGAACGCAGTGATGTCTCTGATGTCACGGACCAGCTGCTCCGGCGATCGAAACGCCGGTGAGGAGCGGTTGACCACTTCCCGATAGGCGCTGCACGCGCCGCCACAGAAGGTGCAGTCCCGAGCACATCCCCGGGAGGTCAAAAGAAGCGTCACCGGATCGTCGAGCCAGTTGCGATACGGGATCGTCTTCTTGATGCTGCCGTACTTCACGACCGACCTGAGAACGTATTCGTAGGAAGGAATCGAGACGTAATCGAGGTGAGATGGGACGAACTCGAGTGGATTGACCACGGTCTCGCCATCCTCCTTCCAGGTGAGGTTATCCACCTCGTGGAGGCTGCCGCCGTTCTCCAGGCGGTCGACCAACTGCAACATCGGCTCCTCGGTCGAATCGCCGCGGACGACGTAATCGACACAGTCGTACTCGATCAACTCCTCGTGGTAGTACGAGGAACTCAATCCCCCGAAAATCACGGGGGAATCCGGGTGATACTTCTTGACGAGACGAGCAATTTCGATGGATCCGTGGGAGTGGGGCAGCCAGTGAAGATCGATCCCGAAGTACTTCGCCTGCGACCGCTCGATCTCGGCCTCTGCGTCGTAGTCGGCGTCCGAAAGCATCTGGTTCGCGAGATTGACAATCTGGACGTCGTGGCCGTTCTCCTCGAGGTAATCCGCTATACTCGTTAGCCCGACGGGATACATTTCGAACACCGGTGACGACGGGATGACGTCGCTGATCGGACCGAAAACCTCCGTACGGTTCCGGAAGTCGTAGACACTGGGCGGGTGAAAGAAGACGAGATCGGGCGTAGAACGGAACGGTGAAGCGCGTGCAGCAACAGCTTTGCCCGCTTTTCGAACCGTCCGCAGTGGCGAGAGGCCGCCGCCGGAAGAGTTGATAGTATCGTTAGTCACGAGGAATCCCTCACGCCCGAAATGAGGCCGGACGAACCCATAACTGAAGCGGCTATTCCAGCTAAACGACAATAGCGACGGCGTCGAACCTACTTCGGCTATTAAAACATAGCGATAATCAACTGAAATCGAGGAGCGGATTCCCAATAGATGAGAATTTGTTGTCCATTTCAATTAATATAAACGTTAATAATGAACTGCATGTCAACACTTTCCAATACGTCTCGACGGAACTTCCTTCGGCTGGCGGGGGCGACAGCCGCAGGATCCGTCATCGCCAACCACTCGACGGAGATCGCCTCCGCCTTCGAGCGGGCGTCCGAGGGGAACATGGACGTCGTCTGGCTCCAGGGACAGGCGTGTACGGGCTGTACAATCTCGACGCTACAGGCCCAGTATCCGACGCTCGAGGAGGCGCTCCAGCAGTTCCGACTCGACGTGACCTTCCACCCGACGATCATGCCGGAGGCCGGTCCAGCGGCGATAGATGCGATGAGCGACGAGCCGGACATCCTCATCGTCGAGGGATCTGTCCCCGTCGACATTCCCGAGGCGGCGACGGTCGGTCGAAACCCCGACGGTTCGGCAAAGGCGGTCGTCGACTGGGTGATGGAACTGGCTCCGGAGGCGGAACTCGTCGTCGCGGTCGGTAACTGTGCCTCGTTCGGGGGCTGGCCGGCTGCCCAGAACAAGAAAAGACTCTACGGTCTGGGCGACAACGTCACTGGCGCGAAAGGGCTCCAGTTCGAGAAGCGCAGCGCAGGGGGCGTGTTGGGGCCCGACTTCACCTCCGGCGCCGACCTCCCGGTCGTCAACCTGGGCGGCTGTCCGCCCAACCCGGATTACGTGCTGTTGACGCTGGCGACCGTCCTCAACGGTCACATTCCCGAACTCGATCGATACCACCGTCCGAAGCCCTTCTACGAGCCGCTCGTGCACGACAACTGTCCGCTGCGGGGGTACTTCGACCGTGGCGAGTTCGCAGACAAACCTGGCGGGGAGGGCTGTCTGATAAAGCAAGGCTGTGCCGGTCCGTACACCCACTGCGACGACATGAGCCGGCTGTGGAACGACGGGACGAGCGTCTGTCTGAACGTGGGCTCCCCCTGTATCGGCTGCATGGAGCCCGGATTCTGGGATCGGTTCTCGCCGTTCCGCGAAGACATCGAGAGCGCCGCCATTCTCGGGAACGTCAGCGCTACCCACGCGGGGGCGGCAGGCGTCGTCGCGGCCGCAGCCGGCATCGGCGCTCACGTCGCCCGGAAGGCGATGGGCTACGGGAAGTTCGACGACGGGGGAGAACCGCCCGAGAACGAGGGACCGCCCGGAAACCAGGGACCCTCCGATACCCAGGACCCGCCCGAGAAACCGGAG
Coding sequences within:
- a CDS encoding shikimate dehydrogenase yields the protein MQVYGLVGNPVGHSLSPPMHEAAYDACGLDARYVTFEPHADAIAAAIDGAETLGIDGLNVTIPFKEDALAAVDADDLAARVGAVNTIDFTEAGPKGYNTDTDGVRRAFAHHDVGLRGAEAVVVGAGGAGRAAAFALGDAGAAVHITNRTAERAETLADAVEGTTDRTVTAGGLDSLSETVPDADVLVNATSVGMESDETPVDAALLHGGLAVLDAVYTPLETRLLRDAEAVGATTIDGAWMLLYQGVEAFEIWTGERAPVSRMNEALRAHL
- a CDS encoding helix-hairpin-helix domain-containing protein — translated: MALLQKLKELLGIGGGDDRTERGDTEVTVERDPDPESGPEPESGPPGEADEGEGADDESTDETPEGREEPTGEADGEEPTGEADEDAKEDRTEDHEDDGDADETAGEELAEESDDGEPVQKIKGIGPAYADRLGEIGIHTVPQLAAADPGAVAEGAKVGEGRASTWIERANEQQ
- a CDS encoding ArsA family ATPase — encoded protein: MTSLSDLEDGPRMVAVTGKGGVGKTTCSAAAAVQFARAGQRTLLLSTDRSPSLSDILERDVFGETTSVDGVDRLDAVEMDYERLREDWKQTYGEDIYHVFSSFLGVGREVIDYAAKAPGVVEEFVMSYILDRFEGDVYNRIVWDTAPAGSTISLLELQEEFYEHLGTAPKIYADLRSLARGEIKKRPGELFDEWRELAADCLEMVQGDGTAFVVVTIPEGLGVNETDRIIDDLEDHDLEVRRVVANMVLSDVTEEDCTHHRERAEMHAEYMDVLQDRYADEYGLATVPQLPREVKGLEAIETVADTLFDASESLE
- a CDS encoding TIGR04190 family B12-binding domain/radical SAM domain protein, which codes for MTNDTINSSGGGLSPLRTVRKAGKAVAARASPFRSTPDLVFFHPPSVYDFRNRTEVFGPISDVIPSSPVFEMYPVGLTSIADYLEENGHDVQIVNLANQMLSDADYDAEAEIERSQAKYFGIDLHWLPHSHGSIEIARLVKKYHPDSPVIFGGLSSSYYHEELIEYDCVDYVVRGDSTEEPMLQLVDRLENGGSLHEVDNLTWKEDGETVVNPLEFVPSHLDYVSIPSYEYVLRSVVKYGSIKKTIPYRNWLDDPVTLLLTSRGCARDCTFCGGACSAYREVVNRSSPAFRSPEQLVRDIRDITAFSKGPIFVIHDIRMGGPDFAREFLRLLEGVDVENEFIFELFGPADEELFELFDRATENYSLQLSIESHDETVRQNVGKFATSNEELERTLELALDHGCNKIDLFFMVGLPQQTYDDAVGDVTYARHLFETIDDERIAPFTAPLAPFLDPGSPGFENPEEYGYRRFCETLEDHREQLLQPSWKHMLSYETEWMTRDEIVEATYDAAFGMNELKHEFGVIDAETYHDVKTRLEKSQEVIATVDEIVQLPESEQQDRLAQLHDELGEFGEYSICGNDELTWTNEGLRSVLSLGTLGARMLIRSIRAPSDTVAASTSRDPGRR
- a CDS encoding twin-arginine translocation signal domain-containing protein, coding for MSTLSNTSRRNFLRLAGATAAGSVIANHSTEIASAFERASEGNMDVVWLQGQACTGCTISTLQAQYPTLEEALQQFRLDVTFHPTIMPEAGPAAIDAMSDEPDILIVEGSVPVDIPEAATVGRNPDGSAKAVVDWVMELAPEAELVVAVGNCASFGGWPAAQNKKRLYGLGDNVTGAKGLQFEKRSAGGVLGPDFTSGADLPVVNLGGCPPNPDYVLLTLATVLNGHIPELDRYHRPKPFYEPLVHDNCPLRGYFDRGEFADKPGGEGCLIKQGCAGPYTHCDDMSRLWNDGTSVCLNVGSPCIGCMEPGFWDRFSPFREDIESAAILGNVSATHAGAAGVVAAAAGIGAHVARKAMGYGKFDDGGEPPENEGPPGNQGPSDTQDPPEKPESNAD